The following coding sequences are from one Arvicanthis niloticus isolate mArvNil1 chromosome 14, mArvNil1.pat.X, whole genome shotgun sequence window:
- the LOC143433693 gene encoding N-alpha-acetyltransferase 11-like codes for MNIRRARPDDLMNMQHCNLLCLPENYQMKYYFYHGLSWPQLSYIAEDEDGKIVGYVLAKMEEDPDDVPHGHITSLAVKRSHRRLGLAQKLMDQASRAMIENFSAKYVSLHVRKSNRAALHLYSNTLNFQVSEVEPKYYADGEDAYAMKRDLSQMADELRRQLVLKKGRYVVLGSKENQGGTLPGSEEAGQQENLAGGDSGSDSKDSTDVQDSLQALGSTS; via the coding sequence ATGAACATCCGCCGGGCTCGGCCAGATGACCTGATGAACATGCAGCACTGCAACCTGCTCTGCCTGCCCGAGAACTACCAGATGAAGTACTATTTCTACCATGGCCTCTCTTGGCCCCAGCTCTCCTACATTGCTGAGGATGAGGATGGGAAGATCGTGGGTTATGTCCTGGCCAAGATGGAAGAGGATCCTGATGATGTCCCTCATGGACATATCACCTCGCTGGCTGTGAAACGCTCCCACCGGCGCCTTGGCCTGGCCCAGAAGCTGATGGACCAGGCCTCTCGCGCCATGATTGAGAACTTCAGTGCTAAGTATGTGTCCCTGCATGTCAGGAAGAGCAACCGAGCAGCATTGCACCTTTACTCCAACACCCTGAACTTCCAGGTTAGTGAGGTAGAGCCCAAGTACTATGCAGATGGAGAGGATGCATATGCTATGAAGCGAGATCTCTCGCAGATGGCGGATGAGCTGAGACGGCAGCTGGTGCTGAAGAAAGGTAGATACGTGGTTCTGGGTTCCAAGGAGAATCAAGGTGGTACACTTCCTGGTTCTGAAGAGGCCGGGCAGCAGGAGAACCTGGCTGGAGGTGACAGTGGCAGTGACAGCAAAGACAGCACTGATGTCCAAGACAGCTTGCAGGCCTTGGGGTCCACCTCCTAG
- the Txnl4a gene encoding thioredoxin-like protein 4A isoform X3 — protein MSYMLPHLHNGWQVDQAILSEEDRVVVIRFGHDWDPTCMKMDEVLYSIAEKKWKIVGDLPHLV, from the exons ATGTCGTACATGCTTCCGCATCTGCACAATGGCTGGCAGGTAGACCAGGCCATCCTTTCGGAGGAGGACCGCGTGGTCGTCATTCGCTTCGGACACGACTGGGACCCCACTTGCATGAAGATGGACGAGGTTCTGTACAGCATCGCCGAAAAG AAATGGAAGATAGTGGGAGATCTTCCTCATCTTGTATGA